One stretch of Natronobacterium texcoconense DNA includes these proteins:
- a CDS encoding ABC transporter permease, whose protein sequence is MGLLRYTTYRFIQAIPVLIGISILTFVLANLTPGDPVRLMLQGVEADQEMIEQVEARYGLDRPMHERYLDYMGGLVQGDMGHSFHRNRPVSELIASRIGPTLLLVLSAYAFALVTSIPLGIIAAKRRNEPFDHVSRIVALLGVSTPSFWIGIMLILIFAVQLGWLPSANLVYPWWSPEVYGHDGYVEHFVETIRHLLLPMIALGTLQMATLMRVERTQMIESLQGEYVKLARAYGVPERTIMRKHAFQVAQLPIITIVGLNLSTALGGAVLIEFVFNINGLGRLFYEAIIQLDYQLIMGITMIIATMFVIGVIITDIAYAYIDPRVTYGEAE, encoded by the coding sequence ATGGGACTGCTTCGATACACGACGTACCGATTCATCCAGGCGATTCCCGTCCTGATCGGAATCTCGATCCTGACGTTCGTGCTCGCGAACCTGACGCCGGGTGATCCGGTCAGGCTCATGCTACAGGGGGTAGAGGCCGACCAGGAGATGATCGAGCAAGTCGAGGCCCGGTACGGGCTCGATCGCCCGATGCACGAACGGTATCTCGACTACATGGGCGGGCTGGTTCAGGGCGACATGGGACACAGCTTTCACCGAAACCGTCCCGTCTCGGAGTTGATCGCCAGCCGGATCGGGCCGACGCTGTTGCTCGTGCTGTCGGCGTACGCGTTCGCGCTCGTGACGTCGATCCCGCTGGGCATCATCGCGGCCAAGCGGCGCAACGAGCCGTTCGATCACGTCTCTCGAATCGTCGCCCTGCTCGGCGTGAGCACGCCCTCGTTCTGGATCGGCATCATGCTCATCCTGATCTTCGCGGTCCAGCTCGGCTGGCTCCCGTCGGCGAACCTGGTCTACCCCTGGTGGTCGCCAGAAGTCTACGGGCACGACGGCTACGTCGAACACTTCGTCGAGACGATACGCCACCTGCTGTTGCCGATGATCGCGCTCGGAACCTTGCAGATGGCGACGCTGATGCGCGTCGAACGCACCCAGATGATCGAGTCCCTGCAGGGCGAGTACGTCAAACTCGCTCGAGCGTACGGCGTGCCCGAGCGAACGATCATGCGAAAGCACGCGTTCCAGGTCGCACAGCTGCCGATCATCACGATCGTCGGGCTCAACCTGTCGACGGCGCTTGGCGGCGCCGTTCTCATCGAGTTCGTCTTCAACATCAACGGGCTCGGTCGGCTGTTCTACGAGGCGATCATCCAGCTCGATTACCAGCTCATCATGGGTATCACGATGATCATCGCGACGATGTTCGTGATCGGCGTCATCATCACCGACATCGCGTACGCGTACATCGACCCACGCGTCACGTACGGAGAGGCTGAGTAA
- a CDS encoding ABC transporter permease, protein MAVGESQVGSGSEPETKEVQTGWRNTLRKVMQDTTARWGLYVITFVLAITAYTLVDGNLSRLTFGNVSDFAMAEALPIFEHPERLPPPGEAETNVPPAFHADGSLEHPLGTDPNGRDYFTRIVYGAQVSVSVGLAATFLGLLGGTIIGSVAGYYGGWVDDVLMRAIETVYAIPPLILIIVFTVFVSGGSPDVQFAIIGVGIAFIPVFARIIRSEVLSVREMDYIEAARAAGVKDRNIILRHVIPNSFAPVLVYATLQIGVTILIVAGLSFLGFGAQPPTPDWGEMLQTSHSYMHSNVWLSIWPGVAIMVTIMGFNLFGDGLQDALDPRIND, encoded by the coding sequence ATGGCAGTAGGAGAATCTCAGGTCGGAAGCGGCTCCGAACCGGAAACCAAGGAGGTCCAGACCGGCTGGCGAAACACCTTGCGAAAGGTGATGCAGGATACGACTGCCCGATGGGGGCTGTACGTCATCACGTTCGTGCTGGCGATCACGGCGTACACGCTCGTCGACGGGAACCTCTCACGGCTCACCTTCGGGAACGTCTCTGACTTCGCGATGGCCGAGGCGCTCCCGATCTTCGAACATCCAGAACGACTGCCGCCGCCGGGCGAGGCGGAGACGAACGTGCCACCGGCGTTTCACGCCGACGGCTCACTCGAGCATCCCCTCGGCACCGACCCGAACGGTCGGGATTACTTCACCCGGATCGTCTACGGCGCGCAGGTGTCGGTCAGCGTCGGCCTCGCCGCGACGTTCCTCGGACTGCTCGGCGGCACGATCATCGGCTCCGTCGCCGGCTACTACGGCGGCTGGGTCGACGACGTCCTGATGCGAGCGATCGAGACCGTCTACGCCATCCCGCCGCTGATCCTCATCATCGTCTTCACGGTGTTCGTCAGCGGGGGCAGCCCCGACGTCCAATTCGCGATCATTGGCGTCGGCATCGCCTTCATCCCGGTGTTCGCCCGGATCATACGCAGCGAAGTGCTGTCGGTCCGCGAGATGGACTACATCGAGGCCGCTCGAGCGGCCGGGGTGAAAGACCGCAACATCATCCTGCGTCACGTCATCCCGAACAGCTTCGCGCCCGTACTGGTCTACGCGACCCTGCAGATCGGCGTCACGATCCTCATCGTCGCCGGGCTCTCGTTCCTCGGCTTCGGTGCACAGCCGCCGACGCCCGACTGGGGCGAGATGCTCCAGACCTCACACAGCTACATGCACTCGAACGTCTGGCTGTCGATCTGGCCGGGGGTAGCGATCATGGTCACCATCATGGGGTTCAACCTCTTCGGTGACGGGCTGCAGGACGCGCTCGATCCGCGGATCAACGACTAA
- a CDS encoding ABC transporter ATP-binding protein, whose translation MSSEPLLRVENLKTQFFTDAGTVRAVDGISFEVHEGEIVGLVGESGAGKSVASMSLLRLVDRPGEIVDGEITYRGETLFGLEEGPDGELREREDMLSNEEIRTRIRGNEIAVIFQDPMESLNPVFTVGGQLREFIELNRDLSSGEAREEAVDMLREVGIPDPEERYDEYPHQFSGGMRQRVLIAMALACEPNLIIADEPTTALDVTVEGQIIDLVDDLQEKYGTSFIWVTHDMGVVAEICDRVNVMYLGEIVEQAPVDELFYDTKHPYTEALLDSMPRPDRTVGELDPIEGVMPEAINPPSGCRFHPRCPDAREVCQRVHPETKTVADADGEPHRAACVKHDAFDVGYDESVPLEKEPQITADSGASTETTAEPLEPNGGEDGE comes from the coding sequence ATGAGTTCCGAACCACTCCTTCGCGTCGAAAACCTCAAGACGCAGTTCTTTACGGACGCCGGTACAGTGCGTGCAGTCGACGGCATCTCCTTCGAGGTCCACGAGGGCGAAATCGTGGGTCTCGTCGGCGAATCCGGAGCCGGCAAGAGTGTGGCTTCGATGAGCCTGCTGCGACTCGTCGATCGACCCGGCGAGATCGTCGACGGCGAGATTACCTACAGAGGAGAGACGCTTTTCGGTCTCGAGGAAGGGCCGGACGGCGAACTCCGGGAACGCGAGGACATGCTCTCGAACGAGGAGATTCGAACCCGGATCCGCGGCAACGAGATCGCCGTCATCTTCCAGGATCCGATGGAGTCGCTCAATCCCGTCTTCACCGTCGGCGGCCAGTTACGGGAGTTCATCGAACTCAATCGCGACCTCTCGAGCGGCGAGGCCCGGGAGGAAGCGGTCGACATGCTCCGGGAGGTCGGCATTCCCGATCCCGAGGAGCGGTACGACGAGTATCCACACCAGTTCTCGGGTGGGATGCGCCAGCGCGTCCTCATCGCGATGGCGCTGGCCTGCGAGCCGAACCTGATCATCGCCGACGAGCCGACGACGGCCTTAGACGTCACCGTCGAGGGACAGATCATCGACCTCGTCGACGACCTCCAGGAGAAGTACGGGACGAGTTTCATCTGGGTGACCCACGACATGGGCGTCGTCGCCGAGATCTGTGACCGGGTCAACGTGATGTACCTGGGCGAGATCGTCGAACAGGCACCGGTGGACGAACTATTCTACGACACGAAACACCCCTACACCGAGGCGCTGCTGGACTCGATGCCACGACCCGATCGAACCGTCGGCGAACTCGATCCGATCGAGGGCGTGATGCCCGAAGCGATCAACCCGCCGTCCGGCTGTCGGTTCCATCCCAGGTGTCCCGACGCGAGAGAGGTCTGTCAACGCGTCCACCCGGAGACGAAGACGGTCGCCGACGCCGACGGCGAGCCACACCGTGCCGCCTGCGTCAAACACGACGCGTTTGACGTCGGCTACGACGAGAGCGTGCCACTCGAGAAAGAACCCCAGATAACCGCCGATAGCGGGGCGAGCACCGAGACGACTGCCGAACCGCTCGAGCCGAACGGAGGTGAGGATGGTGAGTGA
- a CDS encoding ABC transporter ATP-binding protein yields MVSDASQDGRLIGSEMTGEDVGQGETLVEVDGLKKYFSQESGLLGGLSVETDGFPPISFGRTSVKAVDDVSFEIRRGETLGLVGESGCGKSTLGRTLLRLLEPTEGSIYFKGDDLADLSGEQLRQKRSEIQMIFQDPQSSLDPRMKVGQIIEEPMRAHDMLDDEGREARAKELLEKVGLDPHHYNRHPHAFSGGQRQRVNLARALSVNPDFIVCDEPVSALDVSIQAQVLNTMEELQDEFGLTYLFIAHDLSVIRHISDRVAVMYLGNVVELAEKEELFENPQHPYTEALLESIPVPDPRDTDARGVLEGEVPSPVNPPSGCRFRTRCPRLIAPDRYELSDEEWERTRAFMRAVKRRTFEPRSADEIRREFFAERTPTGEAGEIVGEAIEYVATDYGESDDEEEPTDWESATDLLLESFAQQSICARERPAYEIEPEYGTGTHYTACHLHR; encoded by the coding sequence ATGGTGAGTGACGCGAGCCAGGACGGACGGCTGATCGGCTCCGAGATGACCGGCGAGGACGTCGGACAGGGCGAGACGCTCGTCGAAGTCGACGGGCTGAAGAAGTACTTCAGCCAGGAGTCGGGGCTGCTCGGCGGTCTCTCCGTCGAGACGGACGGGTTTCCGCCGATCAGTTTCGGCCGCACGAGCGTCAAGGCCGTCGACGACGTCAGTTTCGAGATCAGACGCGGCGAGACGCTGGGGCTCGTCGGCGAGTCGGGCTGTGGAAAGAGTACGCTCGGGCGGACGCTCCTCCGACTGCTCGAGCCGACCGAGGGAAGCATCTACTTCAAGGGCGACGACCTCGCGGATCTGAGCGGCGAGCAACTCCGGCAGAAGCGATCGGAGATCCAGATGATCTTCCAGGACCCCCAGTCGTCGCTGGATCCGCGGATGAAGGTCGGCCAGATCATCGAGGAACCGATGCGAGCCCACGACATGTTAGACGACGAGGGACGGGAGGCCCGCGCCAAGGAACTCCTCGAGAAGGTCGGACTCGACCCTCACCACTACAACCGTCACCCGCACGCGTTCTCGGGCGGGCAGCGCCAGCGGGTCAACCTCGCGCGTGCGCTGTCGGTGAATCCGGACTTCATCGTCTGTGACGAGCCAGTGTCGGCGCTGGACGTCTCGATCCAGGCCCAGGTGCTGAACACGATGGAGGAACTCCAGGACGAGTTCGGTCTCACGTACCTCTTTATCGCCCACGACCTCTCTGTCATCCGGCACATCTCCGACCGCGTGGCGGTGATGTACCTCGGGAACGTCGTCGAACTCGCCGAGAAAGAGGAACTGTTCGAGAACCCCCAGCACCCCTACACCGAGGCATTGCTCGAGTCGATCCCCGTTCCCGATCCGCGCGACACCGACGCTCGCGGCGTCCTCGAGGGCGAGGTCCCCAGTCCAGTCAACCCGCCGTCGGGCTGTCGGTTCCGAACGCGGTGTCCGCGGCTGATCGCTCCCGACCGGTACGAGTTGAGTGACGAGGAGTGGGAACGGACGCGGGCGTTCATGCGGGCGGTCAAGCGCCGTACGTTCGAACCCAGATCGGCCGACGAGATCCGACGCGAGTTCTTCGCGGAACGGACGCCGACCGGCGAGGCCGGCGAAATCGTCGGGGAAGCGATCGAGTACGTCGCGACGGATTACGGCGAAAGCGACGACGAGGAAGAGCCCACCGACTGGGAGTCGGCGACGGACCTGTTGCTCGAGTCGTTCGCCCAACAGAGTATCTGTGCACGCGAGCGGCCAGCCTACGAGATCGAACCGGAGTACGGCACGGGAACGCATTATACGGCGTGTCACCTGCATCGGTGA
- a CDS encoding DUF7556 family protein: MATNPHATTSGDTVVGSIDTADSSEEYVIADISADDAWLSMQADDAPTLPAWR; the protein is encoded by the coding sequence ATGGCGACGAACCCCCACGCCACGACGTCCGGCGATACGGTCGTCGGTTCGATCGATACGGCTGACTCCAGCGAGGAGTACGTCATTGCGGACATCTCTGCCGACGACGCCTGGCTTTCGATGCAGGCTGACGACGCACCGACACTTCCGGCCTGGCGATAG